A window from Bufo bufo chromosome 1, aBufBuf1.1, whole genome shotgun sequence encodes these proteins:
- the ASB13 gene encoding ankyrin repeat and SOCS box protein 13, whose amino-acid sequence METGAAPLTAPSALRGPVIGDIGNWVDRTPVHDASRQGQALQLRQLIESGVCVNLVTVDSITPLHEACLHGHTQCVKLLLAAGAQVDARNIDCSTPLCDASAAGSLECIKVLLDHGAKVNPPLFTASPLHEACMSGKPDCVKLLIDVGANLEAHDCHFGTPLHVACAREHLECAKVLLTAGANVNAAKLHETALHHAAKVKNKDLIEMLVEFGGNVYARDNRGKRPADYTWPNSPTAKCFEYHEKTPRTLSQLCRLRLRKALGQGAVQKVYKLNLPQRLMDYLAYN is encoded by the exons ATGGAAACCGGAGCAGCTCCATTGACTGCGCCGTCTGCTCTGAGGGGCCCTGTAATCGGAGACATCG GAAACTGGGTCGACCGGACACCGGTCCATGATGCATCGAGACAAGGTCAGGCTCTGCAGCTCAGACAACTGATCGAAAGTGGAGTTTGCGTGAATTTGGTCACAGTGGACTCCATTACACCGCTACACGAAGCTTGTCTTCATGGCCACACTCAGTGTGTGAAGCTGCTGCTCGCTGCTGGTGCACAG GTAGATGCCAGAAATATTGATTGCAGTACACCCCTCTGTGATGCCTCTGCCGCAGGAAGTCTGGAGTGTATAAAGGTGCTCCTGGACCATGGAGCTAAAGTGAACCCTCCGCTTTTTACTGCGTCTCCTCTTCACGAAGCATGCATGAGTG gtAAACCTGATTGTGTGAAACTTCTAATAGATGTGGGGGCAAATCTAGAAGCTCATGATTGTCATTTTGGTACCCCTTTACACGTAGCATGTGCAAGGGAGCACTTGGAGTGCGCTAAAGTATTACTCACTGCAG gagCTAATGTCAATGCAGCAAAACTTCATGAAACAGCGCTGCATCACGCTGCCAAGGTGAAGAACAAAGATCTTATTGAAATGCTGGTGGAATTTGGAGGAAATGTGTATGCAAGGGACAATCGTGGAAAAAGACCTGCAGATTATACCTGGCCAAACAGTCCCACTGCTAAATGCTTTGAATATCATGAAA agacCCCTAGAACCTTGTCACAGCTCTGCAGACTCCGGCTCAGAAAAGCCCTCGGCCAGGGAGCAGTGCAGAAGGTTTATAAATTAAATCTTCCACAAAGACTTATGGATTATCTTGCATATAATTGA